A single window of Nocardioides kongjuensis DNA harbors:
- a CDS encoding LysR family transcriptional regulator yields MLLRRLEYLAALSREGHFGRAAEACHVTQPALSAGIRKLEQELGVQIVKRAQRFEGFTPEGVQVLHWAQRMLAERDSLDQTIAAMHGGLTGTLRMGAIPTALSVASLLTTPMREQHPLTRFRLLSMSSRDIVRRLNDFDIDVGMTYVDGEPLGKVRVVPLYRERYLFLTPIDGEHGAADTVTWADAAHAPLCLLTGDMQNRRIIDGHLADTGIDTHVVVETDTVSAVYAHVASMGLCSVVPHAWLPTFGVPEGLRAIPLPKPRRTYQVGLVLAGHGPESLLTRAFVEAARGVSLSG; encoded by the coding sequence ATGCTGCTGCGCCGGTTGGAGTACCTCGCCGCGCTGTCGCGCGAGGGCCACTTCGGCCGGGCGGCCGAGGCGTGCCACGTGACGCAGCCCGCGCTGTCGGCGGGGATCCGCAAGCTCGAGCAGGAGCTCGGCGTGCAGATCGTCAAGCGCGCACAGCGGTTCGAGGGGTTCACCCCCGAGGGCGTGCAGGTGCTGCACTGGGCGCAGCGGATGCTGGCCGAGCGCGACTCGCTGGACCAGACCATCGCCGCGATGCACGGCGGCCTGACCGGCACCCTGCGGATGGGTGCGATCCCGACGGCGCTGAGCGTGGCCTCGCTGCTGACCACGCCGATGCGCGAGCAGCACCCGCTGACGAGATTCCGGCTGCTGTCGATGTCGTCGCGCGACATCGTGCGTCGCCTCAACGACTTCGACATCGACGTGGGGATGACCTACGTCGACGGCGAGCCCCTCGGCAAGGTGCGCGTGGTTCCCCTCTACCGGGAGCGGTACCTGTTCCTGACCCCGATCGACGGTGAGCACGGTGCCGCCGACACCGTGACCTGGGCCGACGCAGCCCACGCGCCGCTGTGCCTGCTGACCGGCGACATGCAGAACCGGCGGATCATCGACGGCCACCTCGCCGACACCGGGATCGACACGCACGTGGTGGTCGAGACCGACACGGTGTCCGCGGTCTATGCCCACGTCGCGTCCATGGGCCTGTGCAGCGTGGTGCCGCACGCCTGGCTGCCGACCTTCGGTGTGCCCGAGGGGCTGCGCGCGATCCCGCTGCCCAAGCCCCGTCGTACCTACCAGGTGGGTCTCGTCCTGGCCGGGCACGGGCCCGAGTCGCTGCTGACCCGCGCCTTCGTCGAGGCCGCGCGCGGCGTCAGCCTCAGCGGCTGA
- a CDS encoding DinB family protein, which yields MSDRSANDGVGSESGLAQDAFAPRWAEDDRPRIPRVAGEREALAAYLDHYRATVEMKCRGLSPEQARARSMPPSTMSLHGLVRHLAGCERWWFQQNFERRDVPFLFFTDDNPDLDFDLSADADFDADLETWREECAVSREIVAAHDLDDTARPLDWYEDVDLRWLVLRMITEYAQHCGHADLLREGVDGRTGA from the coding sequence ATGAGCGACAGGTCCGCCAACGACGGCGTCGGGTCGGAGTCCGGCCTGGCACAGGACGCGTTCGCCCCCAGGTGGGCCGAGGACGACCGCCCACGCATCCCGCGGGTGGCCGGCGAGCGTGAGGCGCTCGCGGCGTACCTGGACCACTACCGGGCGACGGTCGAGATGAAGTGTCGCGGCCTGAGCCCGGAGCAGGCGCGGGCCCGGTCCATGCCGCCGTCGACGATGTCGCTCCACGGCCTGGTCCGCCACCTCGCCGGGTGTGAGCGCTGGTGGTTCCAGCAGAACTTCGAGCGGCGCGACGTGCCGTTCCTGTTCTTCACCGACGACAACCCCGACCTCGACTTCGACCTGTCCGCCGACGCGGACTTCGACGCCGACCTGGAGACCTGGCGCGAGGAGTGTGCCGTCTCGCGCGAGATCGTCGCCGCTCACGACCTCGACGACACCGCGCGACCGCTGGACTGGTACGAGGACGTCGACCTCCGCTGGCTGGTGCTCCGGATGATCACCGAGTACGCCCAGCACTGCGGACACGCCGACCTGCTTCGTGAGGGGGTCGACGGGAGGACCGGAGCCTGA
- a CDS encoding DUF1345 domain-containing protein, translating to MKRPPLIATAWPRLLSAVGAGAVAALLGSLVDLQLAVLLAIALAGAVYIVFGWVVLWPMDADATRVNATHEDLSPGLDEVVVGAAALGGLCGVIVLLLVGSSVSGQTDAAVALGGVFAAWASLHLMYATRYAHLYYSDTPGGIDFNGPEPPAFRDFLYFSYNLGMTYQVSDTAVQSSAIRAVVLRHCLLSYVFGAAILATTINLVVGIVS from the coding sequence GTGAAGCGCCCACCCCTGATCGCCACCGCGTGGCCGCGGCTGCTCTCCGCGGTCGGTGCGGGGGCCGTGGCCGCACTCCTCGGCTCGCTCGTCGACCTCCAGCTCGCCGTGCTGCTGGCGATCGCCCTCGCCGGGGCGGTCTACATCGTGTTCGGCTGGGTCGTGCTGTGGCCCATGGACGCCGACGCGACCCGGGTCAACGCGACCCACGAGGACCTCAGCCCCGGGCTCGACGAGGTGGTCGTCGGCGCGGCCGCGCTGGGCGGGCTCTGCGGCGTGATCGTGCTGCTCCTCGTCGGCAGCTCGGTGTCCGGGCAGACGGACGCAGCCGTCGCGCTGGGTGGGGTGTTCGCGGCCTGGGCGTCGCTGCACCTGATGTACGCGACCCGCTACGCCCACCTCTACTACTCGGACACCCCGGGCGGGATCGACTTCAACGGCCCGGAACCGCCGGCCTTCCGGGACTTCCTCTACTTCAGCTACAACCTCGGCATGACCTACCAGGTCTCCGACACCGCCGTGCAGAGCAGTGCGATCCGGGCAGTCGTGCTGCGCCACTGCCTGCTGTCCTACGTCTTCGGCGCGGCCATCCTCGCCACCACCATCAACCTGGTGGTGGGGATCGTCTCCTGA
- a CDS encoding glycosyltransferase, protein MRIVLATESFYPALDCTTTTLKATVDRLVDRGHDVQILAPGPGLASYRGCDVVRVRPLEPTGAQVRDAIDRFAPDLVQVHSPRAVGRKALKHAARAGVPTLAVEQSPVLDLAADYWRAKVAERADRVMVTSPWMVGRAAELGVEATSWEPGVDPLAFTPTLRDPWLHQSWSRARSGSAKVVVGYVGGLHKAAGVRRLAALADVPGVRLVVIGSGPDREWLARRLPNARFTGPLSGGDLTVALPTLDVLVHPGEHETDCHALREAGGSGVPVVAPRAGGARHVVEHLHTGVLYDATDPRDLVRAVTAVAADPHRHLLGAAGRERALRRTWADAVDELVASSYPLPAPVVA, encoded by the coding sequence ATGAGGATCGTCCTGGCCACCGAGTCGTTCTACCCGGCGCTCGACTGCACGACCACGACCCTGAAGGCGACCGTCGACCGGCTGGTCGACCGTGGCCACGACGTGCAGATCCTCGCGCCCGGCCCCGGCCTGGCGAGCTACCGGGGCTGCGACGTCGTCCGGGTCCGCCCGCTCGAGCCCACCGGCGCGCAGGTGCGCGACGCGATCGACCGGTTCGCACCCGACCTCGTGCAGGTCCACTCCCCCCGCGCCGTGGGCCGCAAGGCGCTCAAGCACGCCGCGCGGGCCGGCGTACCGACCCTGGCGGTCGAGCAGTCTCCCGTCCTCGACCTGGCCGCCGACTACTGGCGGGCCAAGGTGGCCGAGCGCGCCGACCGGGTCATGGTGACCTCGCCGTGGATGGTCGGCCGGGCCGCGGAGCTGGGCGTCGAGGCCACCTCGTGGGAGCCCGGCGTCGACCCGCTCGCGTTCACCCCCACGCTGCGCGACCCGTGGCTGCACCAGTCCTGGTCGCGCGCGAGGTCCGGAAGCGCCAAGGTCGTCGTCGGGTACGTCGGCGGCCTGCACAAGGCGGCTGGCGTACGCCGCCTGGCGGCACTGGCCGACGTGCCCGGTGTCCGGCTCGTCGTGATCGGCAGCGGACCCGACCGCGAGTGGCTGGCCCGACGCCTCCCCAACGCACGGTTCACCGGTCCCCTGTCCGGGGGCGACCTGACCGTGGCGCTGCCGACCCTCGACGTCCTGGTCCACCCCGGCGAGCACGAGACCGACTGCCACGCGCTGCGCGAGGCCGGGGGCTCGGGCGTGCCCGTCGTCGCGCCCCGGGCCGGAGGCGCACGCCACGTGGTCGAGCACCTCCACACCGGGGTCCTGTACGACGCCACCGACCCCCGCGACCTGGTCCGCGCCGTCACCGCGGTCGCCGCCGACCCGCACCGGCACCTGCTCGGCGCGGCGGGCCGGGAGCGGGCGCTGCGCCGGACCTGGGCCGACGCCGTCGACGAGCTGGTGGCGTCGTCGTACCCGCTGCCGGCGCCGGTCGTCGCCTGA
- a CDS encoding VOC family protein yields MDMKLELVAVPVTDVDRAKEFYVRAGFHADHDHTVSEEVRFVQLTPPGSACSIAIGKGLTTMTPGTLDNLQAVVADADAIRADLVARGIDVTPVDDQPWGRFVYFSDPDGNRWSLQQLPDWSGQAAGE; encoded by the coding sequence ATGGACATGAAGCTCGAGCTGGTGGCCGTGCCCGTGACCGACGTCGACCGGGCCAAGGAGTTCTACGTGCGGGCCGGCTTCCACGCCGACCACGACCACACGGTCAGCGAGGAGGTCCGGTTCGTGCAGCTCACGCCACCCGGGTCGGCCTGCTCGATCGCGATCGGCAAGGGCCTCACCACCATGACGCCCGGGACGCTCGACAACCTGCAGGCGGTGGTCGCCGACGCCGACGCGATCCGCGCCGACCTGGTCGCCCGCGGCATCGACGTGACGCCGGTGGACGACCAGCCGTGGGGCAGGTTCGTGTACTTCTCCGACCCCGACGGCAACCGGTGGTCCCTCCAGCAGCTGCCCGACTGGTCGGGACAGGCCGCTGGCGAGTGA
- a CDS encoding methylmalonyl-CoA mutase family protein, whose product MTDSPLTLAQPEDAHTRAEWEAATAAVLRKTRKLGDSDPDSAVWEKLTRTTLDGIGITPLGLPGGPATAVRPTRHGAWDIRSLVSGPDAKLANEAALVDLDGGVTSLWLAADADTDVAATLKDVLLDLAPVVLDAPSATTKVAEAYLALPGAKHPDSNLGIDPLGVMLREIPLAVDEAVAELQTLARKANQNDVRAIVVDATAAHDLGASDAQELGWSIAVGVAYLRWLTDHGLSVAEAADQVEFRYAATDEQFPTIAKLRAARVLWARVLELSGVDTPLAQRQHAVTSRPMLSKYDPYVNMLRGTVAAFAAGVGGADAVTVLPFDSANGRPDAFGRRIARNVNHLLIDESHVAAVADPAGGAYAVEQLTADLAAAGWAEFQQLESEWEDGHDFDPFRARIAAVVEKREADIARRKRPLTGLSEFPNLGETLPERDADPLNDRVRRYGASFEALRDEPAAQPVFLATLGTIAQHTARATFVSNLLAAGGIAVEVAGATAGVDELVAAYRSSGGQPVVCLAGTDAAYDDWGAAAAAALREAGARHVIIAGKATDYVDDSAAMGVDALAFLNRTREALA is encoded by the coding sequence GTGACTGACTCGCCCCTGACGCTGGCGCAGCCCGAGGACGCGCACACGCGCGCCGAGTGGGAAGCCGCCACGGCCGCCGTGCTGCGCAAGACGCGCAAGCTCGGCGACAGCGACCCCGACAGCGCCGTGTGGGAGAAGCTGACCCGCACCACCCTCGACGGCATCGGCATCACGCCGCTCGGCCTGCCCGGCGGTCCCGCGACCGCCGTGCGCCCGACGCGCCACGGCGCCTGGGACATCCGCAGCCTGGTCTCCGGTCCCGACGCCAAGCTGGCCAACGAGGCGGCTCTGGTCGACCTCGACGGAGGTGTGACCAGCCTGTGGCTGGCCGCCGACGCCGACACCGACGTGGCCGCGACGCTGAAGGACGTGCTGCTCGACCTGGCCCCCGTGGTCCTCGACGCGCCCTCGGCGACGACGAAGGTCGCGGAGGCGTACCTGGCCCTCCCCGGCGCCAAGCACCCCGACAGCAACCTCGGGATCGACCCGCTCGGCGTGATGCTGCGCGAGATCCCGCTGGCCGTCGACGAGGCCGTCGCAGAGCTGCAGACGCTGGCCCGCAAGGCGAACCAGAACGACGTGCGCGCCATCGTCGTCGACGCCACCGCGGCCCACGACCTCGGCGCCAGCGACGCGCAGGAGCTCGGCTGGTCGATCGCGGTCGGCGTCGCCTACCTGCGCTGGCTGACCGACCACGGCCTGTCCGTGGCCGAGGCGGCCGACCAGGTCGAGTTCCGCTATGCCGCCACCGACGAGCAGTTCCCGACCATCGCCAAGCTGCGGGCCGCCCGCGTGCTCTGGGCTCGCGTGCTCGAGCTCAGCGGGGTCGACACGCCGCTCGCCCAGCGCCAGCACGCCGTCACCAGCCGGCCGATGCTCAGCAAGTACGACCCCTACGTCAACATGCTGCGCGGCACCGTCGCGGCCTTCGCCGCCGGTGTCGGTGGCGCCGACGCGGTCACGGTGCTGCCCTTCGACAGCGCCAACGGCCGCCCCGACGCCTTCGGGCGCCGGATCGCGCGCAACGTCAACCACCTGCTCATCGACGAGTCCCACGTCGCCGCGGTCGCCGACCCGGCCGGTGGCGCGTACGCCGTCGAGCAGCTCACCGCCGACCTGGCGGCTGCCGGTTGGGCGGAGTTCCAGCAGCTCGAGTCCGAGTGGGAGGACGGCCACGACTTCGACCCGTTCCGCGCCCGGATCGCGGCGGTCGTCGAGAAGCGCGAGGCCGACATCGCCCGCCGCAAGCGCCCGCTCACGGGCCTCAGCGAGTTCCCCAACCTCGGCGAGACCCTGCCCGAGCGCGACGCGGACCCGCTCAACGACCGGGTCCGCCGCTACGGCGCCTCGTTCGAGGCGCTGCGCGACGAGCCCGCCGCGCAGCCGGTCTTCCTCGCCACGCTCGGCACCATCGCCCAGCACACCGCCCGGGCCACCTTCGTGAGCAACCTGCTCGCCGCCGGCGGCATCGCCGTCGAGGTGGCCGGTGCGACCGCGGGCGTCGACGAGCTCGTCGCTGCCTACCGATCGTCGGGCGGCCAGCCGGTCGTCTGCCTCGCCGGCACCGACGCGGCCTACGACGACTGGGGTGCCGCGGCGGCGGCCGCCCTGCGCGAGGCGGGCGCCCGCCACGTGATCATCGCCGGCAAGGCGACCGACTACGTCGACGACAGCGCGGCGATGGGTGTCGACGCGCTGGCGTTCCTCAACCGGACCCGGGAGGCCCTCGCATGA
- the scpA gene encoding methylmalonyl-CoA mutase, translating into MSIPKSFAGLSLAADQAAAAAPHVPTGEGWKSPEGIEIAPSYGPADVAALAADGSLDTYPGLSPFLRGPYPTMYTTQPWTIRQYAGFSTAEESNAFYRRNLAAGQKGLSVAFDLATHRGYDSDHPRVRGDVGMAGVAIDSIYDTRTLFDGIPLDQMSVSMTMNGAVLPVLALYIAAAEEQGVKPEQLSGTIQNDILKEFMVRNTYIYPPAPSMRIISDIFAFTSQKMPRFNSISISGYHMQEAGATADLELAYTLADGVEYIRAGLESGLTIDQFAPRLSFFWAIGMNFYMEVAKMRAARALWSRLVRQFDPQNPKSLSLRTHSQTSGWSLTAQDVFNNVGRTAIEAMAATQGHTQSLHTNALDEAIALPTDFSARIARNTQLLLQQESGTTYSIDPWAGSYYVEKLTHDLAERAWAHIQEAEAAGGMAAAIEQGIPKMRIEEAAARTQARIDSGSQKVIGVNTFRLPAEDPLEVLKVDNDEVYRQQVAKLERLRAERNSDDVEAALHALTRSAESGDGNLLDLAVNAARAKATVGEISDAMEKVYGRHQAVIRTISGVYRDEANLANDGEGDTLVAQARQATDEFAEEEGRRPRILVAKMGQDGHDRGQKVVVSAFADLGFDVDVGPLFSTPEEVAQQAIDADVHIVGVSSLAAGHLTLLPALKKALAEQGRDDIMVVIGGVIPPDDVPTLKEMGAAAVFLPGTVIAESALDLLARLRATLGH; encoded by the coding sequence ATGAGCATTCCGAAGAGCTTCGCGGGCCTCTCGCTCGCTGCCGACCAGGCCGCGGCCGCCGCGCCGCACGTGCCGACCGGGGAGGGCTGGAAGAGCCCCGAGGGCATCGAGATCGCGCCGTCGTACGGCCCCGCGGACGTCGCCGCCCTCGCCGCCGATGGCTCGCTCGACACCTACCCGGGGCTGAGCCCGTTCCTGCGCGGGCCCTACCCGACGATGTACACCACCCAGCCGTGGACCATCCGGCAGTACGCCGGGTTCTCCACCGCCGAGGAGTCCAACGCCTTCTACCGCCGCAACCTCGCGGCCGGCCAGAAGGGCCTGTCGGTCGCCTTCGACCTCGCGACCCACCGCGGCTACGACTCCGACCACCCGCGCGTGCGCGGCGACGTCGGCATGGCCGGTGTCGCGATCGACTCGATCTACGACACCCGCACCCTCTTCGACGGCATCCCGCTGGACCAGATGTCCGTCTCGATGACGATGAACGGCGCGGTGCTCCCGGTGCTCGCGCTCTACATCGCCGCGGCCGAGGAGCAGGGGGTGAAGCCGGAGCAGCTCTCGGGGACGATCCAGAACGACATCCTCAAGGAGTTCATGGTCCGCAACACCTACATCTACCCGCCGGCGCCGTCGATGCGGATCATCTCCGACATCTTCGCCTTCACCAGCCAGAAGATGCCGCGGTTCAACTCGATCTCGATCTCCGGCTACCACATGCAGGAGGCCGGGGCGACCGCCGACCTCGAGCTGGCGTACACGCTGGCCGACGGCGTCGAGTACATCCGCGCCGGCCTCGAGTCGGGCCTGACCATCGACCAGTTCGCACCGCGCCTGTCCTTCTTCTGGGCGATCGGCATGAACTTCTACATGGAGGTCGCCAAGATGCGCGCGGCTCGGGCCCTGTGGAGCCGGCTGGTGCGCCAGTTCGACCCGCAGAACCCGAAGTCGCTGTCGCTGCGGACCCACTCGCAGACCTCCGGCTGGTCGCTGACCGCGCAGGACGTGTTCAACAACGTCGGGCGTACGGCGATCGAGGCGATGGCCGCGACCCAGGGCCACACCCAGTCGCTGCACACCAACGCGCTCGACGAGGCGATCGCGCTGCCGACCGACTTCTCGGCCCGCATCGCCCGCAACACCCAGCTGCTGCTGCAGCAGGAGAGCGGCACGACGTACTCCATCGACCCGTGGGCCGGCTCCTACTACGTCGAGAAGCTCACCCACGACCTCGCCGAGCGCGCGTGGGCCCACATCCAGGAGGCCGAGGCCGCCGGTGGCATGGCCGCCGCGATCGAGCAGGGCATCCCGAAGATGCGCATCGAGGAGGCCGCGGCGCGCACCCAGGCGCGGATCGACTCGGGCTCGCAGAAGGTCATCGGCGTCAACACCTTCCGGCTGCCGGCCGAGGACCCGCTCGAGGTGCTCAAGGTCGACAACGACGAGGTCTACCGCCAGCAGGTCGCCAAGCTCGAGCGGCTGCGCGCCGAGCGCAACAGCGACGACGTCGAGGCCGCCCTGCACGCGCTGACCCGCAGCGCCGAGAGCGGCGACGGCAACCTCCTGGACCTCGCCGTCAACGCCGCCCGCGCCAAGGCGACCGTCGGTGAGATCTCCGACGCGATGGAGAAGGTCTACGGGCGTCACCAGGCGGTCATCCGTACGATCAGCGGCGTGTACCGCGACGAGGCCAACCTGGCCAACGACGGCGAGGGCGACACCCTCGTCGCCCAGGCCCGCCAGGCGACCGACGAGTTCGCCGAGGAGGAGGGTCGCCGCCCGCGCATCCTGGTGGCCAAGATGGGACAGGACGGCCACGACCGCGGCCAGAAGGTGGTCGTGTCCGCCTTCGCCGACCTCGGCTTCGACGTCGACGTGGGCCCGCTGTTCTCCACGCCCGAGGAGGTCGCGCAGCAGGCGATCGACGCCGACGTGCACATCGTCGGTGTGTCGTCGCTCGCCGCCGGCCACCTCACCCTGCTGCCCGCGCTGAAGAAGGCGCTGGCCGAGCAGGGCCGTGACGACATCATGGTCGTCATCGGAGGCGTGATCCCGCCCGACGACGTCCCGACCCTCAAGGAGATGGGCGCCGCCGCGGTGTTCCTCCCCGGCACGGTGATCGCGGAGTCCGCGCTCGACCTGCTGGCGAGGCTGCGGGCCACGCTCGGTCACTGA
- the meaB gene encoding methylmalonyl Co-A mutase-associated GTPase MeaB, whose amino-acid sequence MQVDDLLAGLRAGHRATMARAITLVESTAPRHRQTARDLLLALAADAPTRTPAVRVGISGVPGVGKSTFIEALGGLLTAAGHKVGVLAVDPSSVRTGGSVLGDKTRMATLSAHPNAFIRPSPSAGTLGGVARATTQAMAVLEAAGYDVVLVETVGVGQSEVTVAGMVDTFLFLTLARTGDQLQGIKKGILEIADVIAVNKADPDDPAREQEARVAARDLAGALRLVRGHAEWAPPVVTCSGLTGARVDEVWEQVLMHRAHLGADGLAHKRAEQQLDFTWALVRDELDQRLRHSAGVRAVQGDVRAALLAGELTAPLAADRLLEAYDSDR is encoded by the coding sequence ATGCAGGTCGACGACCTGCTCGCCGGCCTGCGTGCCGGTCACCGCGCCACCATGGCGCGTGCCATCACGCTGGTCGAGTCGACCGCGCCCCGACACCGCCAGACCGCCCGCGACCTGCTGCTGGCGCTCGCCGCCGATGCCCCGACCCGGACGCCCGCCGTCCGGGTCGGCATCTCGGGGGTGCCCGGCGTCGGCAAGTCGACCTTCATCGAGGCGCTCGGCGGCCTGCTCACGGCCGCCGGGCACAAGGTCGGTGTGCTCGCCGTCGACCCGTCGTCGGTGCGCACCGGTGGCTCGGTCCTCGGCGACAAGACCCGGATGGCGACGCTCTCGGCCCACCCGAACGCGTTCATCCGGCCCTCCCCGTCAGCCGGCACCCTCGGCGGCGTCGCCCGCGCGACCACCCAGGCGATGGCGGTCCTCGAGGCTGCCGGGTACGACGTCGTGCTGGTCGAGACCGTCGGCGTCGGCCAGTCCGAGGTCACCGTGGCCGGGATGGTCGACACCTTCTTGTTCCTCACCCTGGCCCGCACCGGCGACCAGCTGCAGGGCATCAAGAAGGGCATCTTGGAGATCGCCGACGTCATCGCGGTCAACAAGGCCGACCCCGACGACCCGGCGCGTGAGCAGGAGGCGCGCGTCGCCGCCCGCGACCTCGCCGGCGCGTTGCGCCTGGTCCGCGGCCACGCCGAGTGGGCACCTCCGGTCGTCACCTGCTCCGGCCTCACCGGGGCCCGGGTCGACGAGGTCTGGGAGCAGGTGCTGATGCACCGTGCCCACCTCGGCGCCGACGGGCTCGCCCACAAGCGCGCCGAGCAGCAGCTCGACTTCACCTGGGCGCTGGTCCGTGACGAGCTCGACCAGCGGCTGCGCCACAGCGCCGGCGTCCGGGCCGTGCAGGGCGACGTGCGCGCGGCGCTGCTGGCCGGCGAGCTCACCGCACCCCTCGCCGCGGACCGGCTGCTGGAGGCATACGACAGCGATCGCTGA